The following coding sequences lie in one Fusarium poae strain DAOMC 252244 chromosome 1, whole genome shotgun sequence genomic window:
- a CDS encoding hypothetical protein (BUSCO:19357at5125), with protein MQSNLLAREVGVFAPQDFSRSITSELLRSFAPAPQHRFNGERTARHDPAGVDERAHNIKAHGAGVNSIALEKFDGRILLSGGAEGGIKVWDLEAGGNPHKVHTFRPVSSIARSTREANSPGHSHGITHIAFYPFDPDAFLSSSYDKKLKLWATQHCTLSATFDLNATIYSHSTSPIADHLIVACATQNSAVRLVDLKSGSAIQALVAHGGPVLSTAWSPRHEHILVSGHADGKARIWDIRRAGGVVALLDQEDSLGIVHKMEHLSAAGVDSSRIPHFRSSAQAHDDAVNGLQWTDDGRYIISAGLDRRIRVWDAATGANTLASFGSLIQNQHAKTANILVTPSHLSTGNNFLFWPNDQEILILDLHDGNIVKRLRSPGVTNPVGPRGSEMGRNRITSITWRSSGGSGRPAGPVMGGGNSIGAVYSSHMDGQIRAWAPQVPGPEDVDEEEDIQEDEEVKQRKRKAVDNAYKSLMGKKITFT; from the coding sequence ATGCAGTCCAATCTTCTCGCTCGTGAAGTAGGCGTTTTTGCCCCTCAGGACTTCAGCCGTTCCATAACTTCTGAACTACTTCGTTCATTTGCACCAGCGCCTCAGCATCGCTTTAATGGTGAAAGAACAGCGAGACACGATCCTGCAGGCGTAGATGAACGTGCTCACAACATCAAAGCTCATGGAGCGGGCGTCAACAGCATTGCCCTAGAGAAATTCGACGGCCGGATTCTTCTATCGGGTGGTGCCGAGGGAGGCATCAAGGTATGGGATCTCGAAGCTGGCGGAAACCCTCACAAGGTGCACACTTTCCGCCCAGTGAGCAGTATAGCGAGGTCTACAAGAGAAGCGAACTCTCCAGGGCATAGTCATGGCATCACACATATCGCATTCTATCCTTTTGACCCGGATGCTTTCCTCTCTAGTTCCTATGACAAAAAGCTGAAGCTGTGGGCCACACAGCACTGCACTCTATCGGCAACATTTGACCTTAACGCAACAATATACTCCCACTCAACAAGTCCTATAGCGGATCATCTAATTGTTGCGTGCGCCACGCAGAATTCGGCGGTCCGACTGGTAGACTTGAAGTCTGGGTCTGCGATACAAGCTCTTGTAGCCCACGGCGGCCCTGTACTGTCGACAGCATGGAGTCCGCGTCACGAGCACATCCTTGTGAGTGGGCATGCAGACGGTAAAGCTCGAATATGGGATATCAGGCGTGCTGGTGGCGTCGTTGCATTACTGGACCAAGAGGATTCGTTGGGCATTGTTCATAAGATGGAGCATCTGAGTGCGGCAGGCGTGGACTCGAGCCGGATCCCGCACTTTCGCTCCTCTGCCCAGGCACATGACGACGCAGTAAACGGTCTGCAGTGGACAGATGATGGGAGGTACATCATATCAGCGGGCCTTGACCGTCGCATTCGTGTATGGGACGCTGCTACAGGGGCTAACACTCTTGCAAGCTTTGGCTCTTTGATCCAGAACCAACACGCAAAGACAGCAAATATCCTGGTAACTCCGTCTCATCTTTCGACTGGGAACAACTTTCTGTTTTGGCCAAATGATCAGGAGATTCTCATCCTTGATCTCCATGATGGCAACATTGTAAAGCGACTCCGAAGCCCGGGTGTGACAAACCCCGTAGGGCCGCGAGGTAGTGAGATGGGGCGAAATAGAATAACGAGTATAACCTGGCGTTCATCCGGTGGGTCAGGACGTCCTGCTGGGCCTGTTATGGGCGGCGGGAACTCTATTGGAGCTGTGTACAGTTCTCATATGGACGGGCAGATCCGGGCCTGGGCACCTCAAGTGCCAGGTCCCGAAGATGtcgatgaggaggaagacaTACAAGAGGACGAAGAAGTAAAACAGCGGAAGAGAAAGGCTGTCGACAACGCCTATAAGAGTCTCATGGGCAAAAAGATCACATTTACGTAG
- a CDS encoding hypothetical protein (BUSCO:7998at5125), with amino-acid sequence MAAKVKNLMSAAHTAGIFADIAVDGPEIGTLVAIVDRAKNLPNRKTIGKQDPYCAARLGKEARKTTTDVRGGQTPKWDQELRFAVHDCPDYYQLKLSIFTDDKRTDLIGESWIDLRSIIVPGGGQNDFWQTLTCKGKYAGEIRVEITFYDSRPKPDKPVAKPKQIAAAEPDQGSVKQRTPVKRRPLPSDPVTGEAPSVSPPAPAPAPAPAPAPAPAPAPAPLPVPAAAPMEIPAGSENRTPPRTHAKQISHSGNFVPSQSPLQAVEYNTPPSHSSRRQTEQYSTSPHAPMPQEYTTPTRGEASRPSRRSMIAYEEPRQYDDREYSPRYAPQQEQMDLRGHYSPQQDFYEQPPALLDDPRQYSPVENERPPPPPAHRIRGNSSGQELVPRRSMETSPNKLPQMRHDVLRHEAQRQQMVPYPGRPAFRGYDSAPATNQASSPNSNAYDGMPRHSSYDASYDPHYRSMQPTVEDVPDASGASAQKYTQNGSQFQRSDELCFDENPSPAPLVLRRSPAPAQYREDYSPTHSPRGYQNPEDWHVALSSSHGRSYSRSPVDNGYYSHNGQGNYAGHPADMNASHMQSPHNHAAPAPPAALVPGLDASQSQELTNLIYEDRRHDRRQHSQSMSSIPPRGRPRNESLQGYNQLPPDQGYGQPPPEHAYAVQPYNRRAITYDPPEQQIVKHRGVSPDPRTSPNPHHRIKRKSVSPAPPPLEDQRRKSDIPFGPDSYDALNPSLVSSKSGKSPSPVFMDDEPKKIITYDGREIDPSDHLPMETWAPEPETKKPASGSETRSRPQLSGVKPMPPSNRRAPRNGRHSMSAVNTSYSFGDEARTPPQAGRTRLQKRTNRVSADNSPAASSPLAPISKDNYQERTPYGNASLRGLPRAGTWDFEDENRGVYGGPPIPAKIPMPTMSGANGTGQELALVQEMQRIDIGTGRSRRRGGY; translated from the exons ATGGcagccaaggtcaagaatcTTATGAGTGCGGCGCACACTGCAGGCATTTTTGCCGATATTGCAGTGGACGGCCCAGAAATCGGAACCCTGGTCGCTATCGTCGATCGAGCCAAAAATCTGCCGAATCGCAAGACAATCGGAAAGCAAGATCCCTACTGCGCAGCCAGGTTGGGAAAGGAAGCCAGGAAGACAACAACTGATGTTCGTGGTGGACAAACGCCAAAATG GGATCAAGAGCTGCGATTTGCGGTTCATGACTGTCCAGATTATTATCAACTCAAGCTCTCTATTTTTACAGACGATAAACGAACAGACTTGATTGGCGAGTCATGGATCGATCTGAGATCGATTATTGTTCCTGGCGGTGGACAAAATGACTTTTGGCAAACATTGACCTGCAAAGGCAAATACGCTGGCGAAATCAGAGTTGAAATCACCTTCTACGACTCTCGACCAAAGCCCGACAAGCCGGTAGCGAAACCAAAGCAGATTGCAGCAGCTGAACCAGATCAAGGGTCTGTTAAGCAAAGGACTCCTGTGAAAAGACGTCCTTTGCCATCGGATCCTGTCACTGGCGAAGCTCCATCTGTGTCTCccccagctccagctccagctccagctccagctccagctccagctccggcACCGGCACCGGCACCATTGCCAgtaccagcagcagcacctATGGAAATACCAGCCGGTTCTGAAAACCGCACACCTCCACGAACACATGCCAAACAGATTTCCCACTCGGGCAATTTTGTCCCAAGTCAATCGCCTCTGCAAGCTGTCGAGTACAACACCCCGCCTTCCCATTCATCCCGTCGTCAAACGGAACAGTATTCCACATCCCCGCATGCGCCCATGCCGCAGGAATATACCACTCCGACACGCGGAGAGGCGTCTCGTCCATCCCGAAGGTCAATGATCGCTTATGAGGAACCTCGGCAGTACGATGACCGAGAGTACAGCCCCAGATACGCTCCTCAACAAGAGCAAATGGATCTCCGGGGCCACTACAGCCCTCAGCAAGACTTCTATGAACAACCACCCGCATTGTTAGATGACCCAAGGCAGTACTCTCCAGTAGAGAATGAGCGACCCCCGCCACCGCCCGCACACCGGATCAGAGGGAACAGTTCAGGGCAAGAGCTGGTGCCGAGAAGAAGCATGGAGACGTCGCCAAATAAGCTTCCACAGATGAGACATGACGTTCTGAGACATGAGGCTCAGAGACAGCAGATGGTGCCTTACCCCGGACGTCCAGCTTTTCGGGGCTATGATTCAGCCCCTGCTACTAATCAAGCCTCTTCTCCAAACTCGAACGCCTATGATGGCATGCCGAGACACAGCTCTTACGATGCAAGCTATGACCCTCACTATCGATCTATGCAGCCCACAGTCGAGGATGTGCCTGATGCTTCCGGTGCATCAGCGCAAAAGTATACTCAGAATGGATCACAGTTCCAACGTTCTGATGAGCTTTGTTTCGACGAAAACCCAAGCCCTGCGCCTTTAGTTTTGCGACGGTCGCCTGCCCCAGCTCAATACCGAGAAGATTATTCACCAACTCATTCCCCAAGAGGATACCAGAACCCCGAGGACTGGCATGTTGCTTTGTCATCGTCTCATGGTCGAAGCTACTCTAGGAGTCCTGTCGATAATGGCTACTACTCGCACAATGGGCAAGGCAATTATGCAGGCCATCCAGCTGATATGAACGCTTCGCATATGCAGAGCCCACACAATCATGCGGCCCCAGCGCCCCCGGCGGCTCTTGTGCCAGGCTTGGACGCAAGTCAGTCTCAAGAACTGACAAACCTCATCTACGAGGACCGTCGGCACGACCGAAGGCAGCACTCCCAGAGCATGTCTAGCATACCTCCTCGAGGACGTCCTAGGAACGAGTCCTTGCAAGGATATAATCagctgccgcctgaccaagggTATGGGCAGCCACCACCTGAGCACGCGTACGCAGTTCAACCTTACAACCGACGAGCCATCACCTATGATCCACCGGAACAACAAATTGTGAAGCACCGGGGCGTCTCTCCTGACCCGCGTACCAGCCCGAACCCCCACCACAGAATCAAGCGCAAGTCAGTCAGTCCTGCGCCTCCTCCACTTGAAGATCAGAGGAGGAAGTCAGATATTCCTTTTGGTCCTGATTCATATGACGCCCTCAACCCCAGTCTTGTGTCATCTAAAAGTGGGAAAAGCCCTTCGCCGGTCTTTATGGACGACGAGCCAAAGAAGATTATCACATATGATGGACGAGAGATTGACCCCTCCGATCATCTTCCTATGGAGACGTGGGCACCTGAACCAGAGACGAAGAAGCCAGCGTCTGGCAGCGAAACACGTTCAAGACCTCAGTTGTCAGGAGTTAAGCCAATGCCTCCCAGCAATCGACGGGCCCCGCGCAATGGACGTCACTCGATGTCTGCTGTGAACACGTCATATTCGTTCGGCGATGAAGCTCGCACACCTCCTCAAGCTGGCCGCACTCGCCTCCAGAAGCGAACAAACCGAGTATCAGCGGACAACTCTCCAGCGGCCTCAAGCCCACTGGCACCAATTTCTAAGGACAATTACCAAGAGAGGACGCCGTATGGTAACGCTTCGCTTCGCGGACTGCCTCGTGCCGGCACATGGGATTTTGAAGATGAGAACCGTGGTGTCTATGGCGGACCACCGATCCCAGCCAAGATTCCTATGCCAACGATGAGTGGGGCAAACGGCACTGGCCAAGAACTGGCCTTGGTACAAGAGATGCAACGTATTGATATTGGGACAGGCAGGTCCCGAAGAAGGGGAGGATATTAG
- the ATG5 gene encoding autophagy protein 5 (BUSCO:43957at5125): MSSPIPQALWSAQIPLHITHPASPTTPFITSIPRFSYLALLIPRLSTFFNSPCSSFHFEDVQLRNLAVGLLVDLYQPGLPWRLTVNDGVGWDIADTFLNCVKEADFIRNGNANQIMKMSKENTTQLWNAVIDNDHTSFNRINSRLLNAPTALKHVPIRIYVPTSGPDSSATHPEHATFKVIQSLMVATSSDRRPRLLGQAIKEILPGLFPSSRDPILAKVVMHGAGVPFNAPLEELMREAAYPDGWLCLVVVVL, encoded by the exons ATGTCTTCACCTATTCCGCAAGCTCTTTGGAGCGCCCAAATTCCGCTGCACATTACACATCCTGCCTCACCGACAACACCTTTTATTACCAGTATTCCACGCTTCAGCTATCTGGCTCTTCTTATACCCAGACTATCGACTTTTTTCAACTCTCCTTGCTCGAGCTTTCATTTTGAAGATGTTCAGCTAAGGAATTTGGCAGTGGGTTTGCTGGTTGACCTGTATCAGCCCGGTCTACCATGGAGATTGACTGTGAATGATGGAGTGGGCTGGGACATCGCAGATACGTTTCTCAACTGTGTAAAAGAA GCGGACTTCATTCGAAATGGCAACGCAAACCAAATCATGAAGATGTCGAAAGAAAACACCACTCAGCTATGGAATGCAGTCATAGACAATGATCACACTTCTTTCAACCGCATCAACAGTCGTCTTCTCAACGCACCTACAGCACTCAAACACGTCCCTATCCGTATTTATGTTCCCACCAGCGGACCAGATTCATCAGCAACACACCCAGAGCACGCCACATTCAAAGTCATCCAATCTCTCATGGTCGCGACAAGCTCAGACCGTCGCCCCAGACTTCTAGGACAGGCAATAAAAGAGATACTGCCGGGATTGTTCCCAAGCAGTCGTGATCCGATTCTCGCAAAGGTGGTGATGCACGGCGCTGGTGTGCCGTTTAATGCACCTCTGGAAGAACTGATGCGTGAAGCTGCGTACCCGGATGGCTGGTTGTGCCTAGTCGTTGTTGTTTTGTGA
- a CDS encoding hypothetical protein (BUSCO:51719at5125), giving the protein MVHADASNFAEGVTKEDAYEQVLWQAEGLVTDQRFYVLDKSSKEPQLILGPFQGKVACQTIKFGKGVCGTAAATHETQLVRDVEGFPGHIACDGDSKSEIVVPILVAQDDGSKKLVAIIDIDCAELNGFDEVDKENLEQLAALLATSCDW; this is encoded by the exons ATG GTTCATGCTGATGCGTCAAACTTTGCTGAGGGCGTCACCAAGGAGGATGCCTATGAGCAAGTGCTCTGGCAGGCCGAAGGTCTAGTCACGGACCAGC GATTCTATGTCCTTGACAAGTCATCCAAGGAACCACAACTTATCCTCGGCCCCTTTCAGGGCAAGGTGGCTTGCCAGACCATCAAGTTTGGCAAAGGTGTCTGCGGTACAGCGGCAGCAACTCATGAGACACAACTGGTTCGAGATGTGGAAGGGTTCCCTGGGCACATCGCCTGTGATGGAGACAGTAAGAGCGAGATTGTTGTGCCTATTCTCGTTGCTCAGGACGACGGTTCCAAGAAGCTGGTGGCTATCATTGACATCGACTGTGCTGAGCTGAACGGCTTCGATGAGGTCGACAAAGAAAATCTGGAGCAGCTTGCGGCTCTGCTCGCCACGAGCTGTGACTGGTAG
- a CDS encoding hypothetical protein (BUSCO:51585at5125) gives MDISNSRTRIVPVHERNLSSERGSPAAEEYLNRGTKRRHATVYDAVAGKVSYDQGPGTEAEEAQYTPRHPKSIRYSTKDVPLAPDEVLFRRKDAPERYLEHDIYYSHERDLPHGGQGVLPESDLLKAIHAYTSSFYSAKNRDLQAINDRNVTDRSMDETALLAFGILLEEAGKEVLGRRGDLVFTEGADDAPEDGPEPARDTTQFVGHHDISLRGRPKRRKVADSNME, from the exons ATGGATATTTCCAACAGTCGCACGCGGATAGTACCCGTACATGAAAGAAATTTGTCCTCCGAAAGAGGTAGCCCAGCCGCCGAAGAATATCTTAACAGAGGAACAAAACGCAGACATGCAACCGTCTACGACGCTGTAGCAG GTAAAGTTTCATACGATCAAGGCCCCGGTACAGAGGCAGAGGAAGCTCAGTACACACCTCGCCATCCAAAATCCATCAGATACTCCACAAAGGACGTCCCTTTAGCCCCCGATGAAGTCCTCTTCAGACGAAAAGACGCACCCGAGCGTTATCTGGAGCATGACATCTACTATTCTCATGAGCGCGATCTTCCCCACGGTGGCCAGGGTGTTCTACCAGAGAGCGATCTTCTGAAAGCTATTCATGCATATACCAGCTCATTCTACAGCGCGAAAAACCGCGACCTTCAGGCCATAAATGACAGGAACGTTACTGACCGAAGTATGGATGAAACGGCCCTTTTGGCGTTTGGTATCCTGCTTGAGGAGGCTGGGAAAGAGGTCCTCGGGCGACGAGGCGATCTTGTCTTTACTGAGGGCGCAGATGACGCTCCTGAAGATGGACCTGAGCCAGCCCGTGACACCACTCAATTCGTTGGACACCACGACATATCTCTACGAGGACGACCAAAACGGAGAAAGGTAGCCGATAGCAATATGGAGTGA
- a CDS encoding hypothetical protein (BUSCO:55906at5125), whose product MSLKNDKFPSSAAFDAIQEAINASDADRKDAIKQGNGVYAFTLKNASGDEASWHIDLKETGKVATGTGEKPDVTLILSEENFGKLVAGKANAQRLFMGGKLKIKGNVMKATKLDPVLKKAQTKAKL is encoded by the exons ATGTCTCTCAAGAACG ACAAGTTCCCCTCCTCGGCCGCCTTCGACGCCATTCAAGAGGCTATCAACGCCAGCGACGCCGATCGCAAGGACGCCATCAAGCAGGGTAACGGTGTCTACGCCTTTACCCTCAAGAACGCGAGTGGCGACGAGGCCAGCTGGCATATCGACCTCAAGGAGACCGGAAAGGTTGCGACTGGCACCGGCGAAAAGCCCGATG TCACCCTCATCCTCTCCGAAGAGAACTTTGGCAAGCTCGTCGCTGGCAAGGCCAATGCCCAGCGTCTCTTCATGGGCGGCAAGCTCAAGATCAAGGGCAATGTCATGAAGGCGACCAAGCTTGACCCTGTGCTGAAGAAGGCCCAGACCAAGGCCAAGCTGTAA
- a CDS encoding hypothetical protein (BUSCO:23210at5125): MAAQVGPLPQLKLPSGPTPITAEQRYWKTFKNQILIPSPTNYPIVHISSNSDSFAITTGTRIQIFSNRTRKLLKTVTRFGDVARSGEIRRDGRVLTAGDDTGKIQVFDISSRAILKTWAHHKQPVWTTKFSPTELTTLLSASDDKTVRLWDLPSNDPTTTFVGHSDYVRCANFMPGTMSNMIVSGSYDSTVKLWDPRTGSNSAVMTFKHAAPIEDVLSMPTGTTVLAAAGESISVLDLVAARPLHMITNHQKTVTSLSLASNGRRLVSGGLEGHVKVFETTGWNVVSSTKYQSPVLSVKVISSGDDSDSSDRHLAVGMQSGVLSVRTRLTAPEANREAEREKEMTALVAGTIDAHDAKRKKRKRRVTAAKKLDMIGEGADVVIANEPRAHKKKERSWQYDLRQARYASALDSVLDKHSPDHSPLNVLTLLLALRHRSALREALESRDEHTVQPILKWVCGHICDPRYVSVCVEVGLHLIELYAEFAGGSAELQEGFRTLYRRVKAEVERAQSACQTGGMLESLMAGIL; this comes from the coding sequence ATGGCAGCTCAGGTGGGACCTCTCCCGCAGCTCAAGCTGCCTTCGGGCCCTACACCCATCACCGCAGAGCAGCGATACTGGAAAACCTTTAAGAATCAGATTCTGATTCCGTCGCCTACGAATTATCCCATCGTCCATATCTCGTCCAACAGCGACTCTTTCGCAATTACGACAGGCACGCGCATACAAATATTCTCGAACAGGACGCGCAAGCTTCTCAAGACGGTCACTCGATTCGGAGATGTTGCGCGCAGTGGTGAAATCAGAAGGGATGGAAGGGTCTTGACTGCAGGTGATGACACTGGAAAGATCCAAGTCTTTGATATTAGCTCCAGGGCCATCCTCAAGACATGGGCGCATCACAAGCAGCCCGTCTGGACCACCAAGTTCTCACCGACCGAGTTGACTACTCTTTTGAGTGCAAGCGACGACAAGACCGTCCGACTTTGGGATCTTCCTAGCAACGACCCAACCACTACCTTCGTTGGCCACTCCGATTACGTTCGATGCGCCAACTTCATGCCTGGCACCATGTCCAACATGATCGTCTCTGGAAGTTACGATTCGACCGTCAAGCTTTGGGATCCTCGAACAGGAAGCAACAGCGCCGTCATGACTTTCAAGCATGCAGCACCTATTGAGGACGTCCTGTCCATGCCGACAGGAACCACTGTTCTTGCTGCCGCCGGTGAATCAATCAGCGTTCTCGACCTGGTCGCTGCGCGCCCTCTACACATGATCACCAACCACCAAAAGACTGTCACATCTCTCAGCCTAGCATCCAATGGCCGACGACTGGTTAGTGGTGGTCTTGAGGGACACGTTAAGGTCTTTGAGACGACCGGATGGAACGTTGTCTCAAGCACCAAGTATCAGTCTCCCGTCTTGTCTGTTAAGGTCATTTCTTCTGGCGACGATTCCGATTCAAGCGACCGCCATCTCGCTGTTGGTATGCAGTCGGGTGTCCTTAGTGTGCGAACACGCCTTACTGCACCAGAAGCAAACAGGGAAGCAGAGCGCGAGAAGGAAATGACTGCCCTTGTGGCTGGCACAATAGACGCTCATGATGCTAAGCGAAAGAAGCGCAAGCGTCGTGTCACTGCCGCTAAGAAGCTCGACATGATCGGTGAAGGAGCTGATGTTGTCATCGCAAACGAGCCTCGCGCgcacaagaagaaggagcgcAGCTGGCAATATGATCTACGACAGGCCCGATATGCGAGTGCTCTGGACTCAGTCCTTGATAAGCACTCCCCTGATCACTCTCCTCTCAACGTCCTCACCCTCCTCCTTGCTCTCCGCCACCGAAGTGCCCTCCGAGAAGCTCTGGAGTCCCGGGATGAACACACAGTCCAGCCCATCCTGAAGTGGGTTTGTGGCCATATTTGCGACCCCCGTTACGTGAGCGTATGCGTCGAGGTTGGCCTTCACCTTATAGAGCTTTACGCAGAGTTTGCAGGCGGCTCAGCAGAACTACAGGAGGGATTCAGAACTCTATACCGCCGAGTTAAGGCCGAGGTGGAAAGAGCACAATCGGCATGCCAAACAGGAGGTATGCTAGAGAGCTTGATGGCCGGGATCCTCTAA
- a CDS encoding hypothetical protein (TransMembrane:1 (i147-168o)~BUSCO:39730at5125) — protein MSFRIPGRLCQSSRNLCHWPLLITTSWSQLPIPLRVASRSIHNDGPKSLNPLVNPPDVTRPPPLTLPRRRDFESAPKYYFELGKGYLKFYKQGLKNVWTSRRLLREKLQRTPADDRPSIFKPHYVPKTFSRADWVLLWRVRHDMIRLPLFGLMLIVIGEFTVLVVAYVDSVVPYPCRIPTQIFTALEKAEQRRKASFDELEANYPHGVLSPRVTQSVARTHVLKSLHLSGSIWDRLGFLPPGMWQAKGRYRMAYLEGDDKNIIEDGGPMGLHYEELRIACAERGIDTLGKSETELRGWLGDWLRLTASEDLDERRRRMAVLFLTRPENWPQQRDFAVPEWQL, from the exons ATGAGCTTTCGAATTCCAGGGCGACTCTGCCAGAGTAGTCGGAATTTGTGCCATTGGCCTCTTCTCATAACTACTTCGTGGTCACAATTGCCAATCCCGCTACGAGTAGCATCCCGTTCCATCCATAATGACGGTCCAAAGAGCTTGAACCCGCTCGTCAATCCTCCCGACGTCACTCGACCGCCACCGCTCACGCTTCCTCGACGAAGAGATTTCGAATCGGCGCCCAAATACTACTTCGAGCTGGGAAAAGGGTACCTCAAGTTCTACAAACAGGGCCTCAAGAACGTATGGACAAGTCGACGTCTCCTTCGCGAGAAGCTCCAGAGGACGCCTGCTGACGATCGACCCTCGATATTCAAACCTCATTATGTGCCCAAAACATTTTCCAGAGCGGACTGGGTCCTCCTCTGGCGAGTGCGCCATGATATGATACGACTGCCTCTATTCGGGCTTATGTTGATTGTCATCGGGGAATTCACAGTTTTGGTCGTTGCCTACGTCGACAGCGTAGTACCGTATCCCTGTAGGATACCAACGCAAATATTTACAGCTCTGGAGAAGGCAGAGCAGCGTCGCAAGGCTTCCTTTGATGAGCTAGAAGCCAACTACCCCCATGGCGTCCTTAGCCCGCGCGTTACACAATCCGTCGCTCGCACTCATGTTCTCAAGTCTCTGCATCTGAGCGGTTCAATCTGGGACCGCCTAGGCTTTCTCCCACCTGGCATGTGGCAAGCCAAGGGACGATATCGCATGGCTTATTTAGAGGGCGATGACAAAAACATCATCGAGGATGGCGGACCTATGGGACTCCACTACGAAGAGTTACGGATTGCGTGCGCTGAACGAGGTATCGATACACTTGGTAAGAGTGAGACCGAACTGAGAGGATGGCTCGGCGACTGGCTGCGCTTGACGGCCTCTGAGGATCTTGATGAGAGAAGACGGCGCATGGCCGTTTTGTTTCTAACCAG ACCGGAAAACTGGCCCCAGCAACGAGATTTTGCTGTGCCTGAATGGCAGTTGTAG